A single window of Podarcis raffonei isolate rPodRaf1 chromosome 9, rPodRaf1.pri, whole genome shotgun sequence DNA harbors:
- the FAM241A gene encoding uncharacterized protein FAM241A produces MGSTEELLLPPPEYAFERDWEPAPSLASPGGRAVARHRRRRQHREQPPPPPREEEEGEGEEEQLQVQEEDRDYSIEPITDDYKKMGTLFGELNKSLISIGFTRMYFGERIVEPVIVIFFWVMLWFLGLQALGLVAVLCLVIIYVQQ; encoded by the exons ATGGGCTCGACCGAGGAGCTGCTGCTCCCGCCGCCCGAATACGCCTTCGAGAGGGACTGGGAGCCGGCGCCATCGTTGGCGTCTCCGGGCGGGAGGGCAGTCGCCCGGCACAGGCGGAGGAGGCAGCACCgggagcagccgccgccgccgcctagggaagaagaggagggcgAAGGCGAGGAGGAACAACTGCAG GTCCAAGAAGAAGACAGAGACTACAGTATTGAACCTATTACAGATGACTACAAAAAGATGGGAACTCTCTTCGGAGAGCTCAACAAAAGCCTCATTAGTATTGGCTTCACAAGGATGTATTTTGGAGAACGGATTGTGGAACCTGTAATAGTCATATTCTTCTGGGTTATGCTCTGGTTCCTTGGTTTACAAGCTCTTGGACTTGTTGCAGTCCTATGCCTTGTCATTATTTATGTTCAGCAGTAA